TTCTGAATCCAGGGCTCCTGAAATAAGAAAACGGAGAACTATTCTGATGAATATGATCACCCTTTACCCCACACAAACCAATAACCCCACCccaaaagagattcacaagCCAGAACGCATGATGAGAATATCTAATTATCCCATTGAACCACAGTTGTATAAGttgcaagaaaatatattcacattTCTTGTCCTCATAAAAAAGCTGGATAAGAAGTATACGCTTCTCATAGAACAAAAAGGAACCCAGTGCTTAGCATTAAATAAGAAATCCTACGGCAAACCTTAAATCCAATTTTCTAAGTTCTAGATATTGTGATTCTCAGCCATTTTCCTGTTAAATTCTTCTTGGTTCATTAGCAGGTCCCACCTTCCACCCTAAGCTGAATTCTGGCTATCCATTGATGTTGGTGGCTGTGCAGGCACTCCCTGATCTTGGGCCATGTTCTGTCTTTGCATTGCCTCTCTCCTTTGAACCTGCATTGTTTCTCGGCGTCTATCATAGCGTGGACGAGGCCTGCTCCTAGTTGCTTGTGGTCTCATATCAGTATATTGCGGCCTACGGATGACCCCCCCATTGATAAACAAATCCCCTAAAAtcaactcaagaaaaaaataagtagaAGGCAAAAGAAAATCACGGATGGCAATTACAACAGAACCCATTGCTAATTGCTAAATCAAACTCTTTAACGATTCTCACCTCCATAATCTTTGTTGGGCACATCAAGATATGAATCCGGCAACACCCAAAGCACACCAGGTAACCCTATACCACAAGAACCCGATAACAAAACCAGCCAGTTCAATTAAACACTCACTAATTGGATCCAGAAGAAAGCTTTAGACAAGCACTGAAACCTTCAATCCAAATGCCAAAGCATCCACTACAATTAATTGGGGAGAACGGGAGATGgtgcaaaaataatattcataactgaaacaaaaaaataaaaacaggaaACAAATATAAAGAAGAATATAAACAGCCAAACATCCATGATTAGCAATATAGATAAAATACCACTAACCCATAAACCCTAAACACTAAAGCACCCATATAATAAAGCAAGCGATTCCGTAGAACACCCAGAAATTTAGAGACAAAAcgatttgaaaaattaaaccCTTTGTCACAAGACCCCGAAAAAAATTTACCTTTAACTTTATAAGAAAGCTCCTCGGAAATCAAAGCGCCAAATCCTGTATACGTAGTCGTACAAACCGAGTATATCTTATTCTTCGCCTCCTCCTCACTAGGATTCACAAAAATTAAACCCACAATTGaagaaagaagtaaaaaaaaaaaatcgttcgAAAACCAAATCAAGTAGTACCTTCCTACAAcattggctagggttttgacaTAGGAGTTAATCATTTCCTCCTCGGAGGGTTTGGGGTCAGCGGGAAACTCCATGACGATGAGCCAGTGTTCGTAGTCGCAGCCATCGAGGAGGATCGTCTCCTTTGGGGGGCGGTTGCTCCAGTTGGGAGACGGGTCGTTAAGGGGCGAGTAGCCAGAGCCAGAGGTCTTGGAACGTGTCGGGATTTTGACCGAGTCGGGGTTGAGTTGGGGCTGGTAGTTGACCAGGAGTGCTAGAGCGAAGCGAGAACGAGAAAAGAGTGAAGAAGAATATGAATAAGAGAGAGTTCGGGTGAGAAGTGAAGCTAAACTGCGGCGGGCGGTGAAGTATGCCATTGCTGCTGGAGCTCTTGAGCTTGATGTCTGTCTAGATGCGTTTTGAACCTTTACGAGGTTATT
This window of the Juglans regia cultivar Chandler chromosome 12, Walnut 2.0, whole genome shotgun sequence genome carries:
- the LOC108994818 gene encoding multiple organellar RNA editing factor 3, mitochondrial-like: MAYFTARRSLASLLTRTLSYSYSSSLFSRSRFALALLVNYQPQLNPDSVKIPTRSKTSGSGYSPLNDPSPNWSNRPPKETILLDGCDYEHWLIVMEFPADPKPSEEEMINSYVKTLANVVGSEEEAKNKIYSVCTTTYTGFGALISEELSYKVKGLPGVLWVLPDSYLDVPNKDYGGDLFINGGVIRRPQYTDMRPQATRSRPRPRYDRRRETMQVQRREAMQRQNMAQDQGVPAQPPTSMDSQNSA